A portion of the Candidatus Dependentiae bacterium genome contains these proteins:
- a CDS encoding thioredoxin family protein, with translation MKTKKLLMLSLATASLLTMSGCCNSKFCDWVSSCYKKACKMCKCSDSKKASVKKAAANQSILSIESHDAFQAQILESEKPVVVKLQAAWCGACQEMEPVFKKLSTQMPEITFAVLDIDQVGEIAKKYSITGVPTFLLFKDGKEVRSDNRVLGVIEEEAFRDILEESLLK, from the coding sequence ATGAAAACAAAGAAATTATTGATGTTGTCACTTGCCACAGCAAGCCTACTCACCATGTCCGGTTGCTGTAACTCTAAATTTTGTGATTGGGTTTCTTCATGCTATAAAAAAGCCTGCAAAATGTGTAAATGCTCAGACTCTAAAAAAGCTAGTGTTAAAAAAGCTGCGGCCAACCAGTCGATTCTTTCTATCGAATCTCACGATGCTTTTCAAGCTCAGATTCTTGAATCTGAAAAACCTGTTGTAGTAAAATTACAGGCTGCATGGTGTGGCGCTTGCCAGGAAATGGAACCCGTCTTTAAAAAACTTTCTACACAAATGCCTGAGATCACCTTCGCAGTGCTTGATATCGACCAAGTCGGTGAAATTGCAAAAAAATATTCCATTACCGGTGTTCCAACATTTTTGCTGTTTAAGGATGGCAAAGAAGTTCGCTCAGACAATCGAGTTCTTGGCGTTATTGAAGAAGAAGCTTTTAGAGATATTTTAGAAGAATCATTACTCAAATAA